In a single window of the Carassius gibelio isolate Cgi1373 ecotype wild population from Czech Republic chromosome A12, carGib1.2-hapl.c, whole genome shotgun sequence genome:
- the tanc2b gene encoding protein TANC2 isoform X2, which translates to MFKNSLKMLLTGGRSNRKSRNSSDGGNEETIDLQSSSLDPLHNFTGPGGSIDSDCAFEGDYAVPPLSMTEGLQHIRMMEGVSRSLPSSPLLTHQTSSSRPPSVRTVFSTDTGGLGPDLGPPPSVDEAANTLMTRLGFLLGEKVSEGSQGPQYSMDEPDDAQGLGASGRMSPCSTLTSSTASPPACSPCSTLPSAAPGQAVTSPTSTLESRDSGIIATLTSYSEPTDRSGKHGDGSRGSSLKLWQSHRSTLDSSLYRVDENMAASTYSLNKIPEPSSAHYSSHPTPLYLMPRPNSVAATSSAHLEDLAYLDEQRHTPLRTSLRMSRQNTGAGRSGQDLRASANSHAWQSQSLRFAPYRLQDIALKPLLFEVPSITMDSVFTGRDWLFQEIDAYLRTAHSAANRGVVLVGNIGYGKTAIISRLVALSCHGNRMRQIASDSPQASPKHGDGIPLTQPQPSHGTLGGGSCPGTPEMRRRQEEAMRRLASQVVAYHYCQADNAYTCLVPEFVHNVAALLCRSPQLAAYRELLLKEPHIQSMLSLRSCVQDPPTAFRRGVLDPLDALYKERKITPDEDLIILIDGLNEAEFHKPDYGDTIVSFLCKTMNKFPVWLKLVVTVRTSLQEITKPLPFHQISLDGLEENDAIDHDLQGYILHRIHSSAEIQNNISLNGKMDNTSFGKLSSHLKALSQGSLLYLKLTFDLIERGYLVLKSTNYKVVPVNLAEVYLLQCNMRFPTQSSFERALPMLNVALASLHPLTDEQIYQAINSGSVKGTLEWDDFQQRMENLSVFLVKRRDGTRMFVHPSFREWLIWREEGEKTKFLCDLRNGHTLLAFWFSRQENKLNRQQTIELGHHILKAHIFKGLSKKVGVSSSILQGLWVSYSTESLSAALSSLRNLYTPNIKVSRLLMLGGANVNYRTEVLNNAPVLCVHAHLGYMDMVNLLLEYGANVDSTSESGLTPLSYAAAAGHMGIVTALCKRKAKLDHLDKHGQCALVHAALRGHLEVVRFLIQSDWGQMYLQSPSPTQSQDTPSPSQPQATPSPTQATPQESQPSSPERQDDAAEEPQESEQKVEEQEETPEESEQQTQADAQTRQQTSPQPVTFNKSVAVQQALIAAASMGYTEIVSYLLDLPERDEEDTQRAQINSYDTLWGETALSAAAGRGKMEVCQLLLEQGSSVAQPNRRGVVPLFSSVRQGHWQIVDLLVLHGADVNLADKQGRTPLMMAASEGHLDTVEFLMAQGASIDLMDKEGLTALSWACLKGHLTVVRCLVERGAATDHTDKNGRTPLDLAAFYGDSEVVQFLVDHGALIEHVDYSGMRPLDRAVGCRNTSVVVALLKKGAKIGPATWAMATSKPDIMIILLSKLLEEGDGFYKKGKVKEAAQRYQYALKKFPREGLSEDLKTFKELKVSLFLNLSRCRRKMNDFGMAEEFATKALELKPKSYEAFYARARAKRSSRQFTEALDDLREAKKLCPNNREIQRLLQRVEEEYRQVTQSEEPELEPPPSPPPSPLPVEEDEEPPHHTPPPEPRLDDMEPVQDLFEDDDFLEQELEAVSMCNASSLAIIRSPPLSPGHHDTGYLSGGQAFEFHPSSSSMSSPTHHSYQSTSPSISPTHQNSHYHQSPPHSSSAHQSSYRFSPPPMGSGGNQGMDYQSPPPSPLRRGAPYRGSPPIESVCLYRSQSGSPVRYQQDPLPSRPKSPLLKMSSQRSFQLQSQPSQSSQTSQHHQVQGLRLQPSMAQIVRTNQPSNSLYSQLAHPLSSRYQGSSMDVDRERDREPRLVYQPSLDGRSMSQVQSSLSVGALCQHGGRGGPAGVLESNLGKDEVSQRPASAYRSATGGPGGMRFSQTPQISRSQSAAYYPVSKHELERAVAASALPQCQLGSPEIPHLVRRPISANTSELKQHVSTPRPLIHSQSVNLRFSPSSSNISSGSSCNLPPGFRPSSSIAQMEIPLQTTYERSFDEPSTLSPSQSGLYSAEPTRSRTTPFMGVIDKTARTQQQYLHQPSRAWPLSSLESVITSPTSPGNLIHQASTASSYSPPTSLGNIAYYNKTNNAQNGHMLEEEYYAQPQPSSLGKLANGGGRDRDLLERVSQAPTYQDVKVARTMPVAQAYQENMYRQLSRDARQGPTSPIKPKRPFVESNV; encoded by the exons GGTTTAGGAGCGAGCGGGAGGATGAGTCCGTGCTCCACCCTGACCAGCAGCACCGCCTCGCCTCCTGCATGCAGTCCCTGCTCCACCCTTCCTTCAGCTGCTCCAGGACAGGCCGTCACCAGTCCCACATCCACCCTGGAGAGCAGAGACAGCGGCATCATCG CCACGCTGACCAGTTACTCTGAGCCGACGGACAGGAGCGGGAAACACGGCGATGGCTCCCGAGGCAGCAGCCTGAAGCTCTGGCAGTCGCACAGATCCACCCTGGACTCCAGCTTGTACCGCGTGGACGAAAACATGGCCGCCTCCACCTACAGCCTCAACAAGATCCCTGAGCCCAGCTCCGCCCACTATTCCTCTCACCCCACCCCCCTCTACCTCATGCCCCGCCCTAACTCGGTGGCAG CCACCAGTTCGGCTCATCTGGAGGACCTGGCGTATCTGGATGAGCAGAGACACACCCCCCTGCGCACCTCCCTGCGGATGTCCCGGCAGAACACGGGTGCGGGCCGCTCCGGGCAGGACCTGCGAG ctTCCGCTAACAGTCATGCCTGGCAGTCTCAGTCAC TGCGATTCGCTCCGTACAGACTGCAGGACATCGCACTAAAGCCGCTGCTTTTCGAGGTGCCCAGCATCACCATGGACTCTGTGTTTACTGGCCGTGATTGGCTCTTCCAGGAGATTGACGCTTACCTACGCACTGCCCACTCTGCCGCTAATCGTGGCGTGGTTCTGGTGGGCAACATCGGCTACGGCAAAACGGCCATCATCTCACGCCTCGTGGCTCTCAGCTGTCACGGAAACCGCATGCGACAGATCGCCTCCGACAGCCCACAGGCCTCGCCAAAAC ATGGAGATGGCATCCCTCTCACGCAGCCGCAGCCTTCCCATGGTACACTGGGAGGAGGAAGTTGCCCTGGAACTCCAGAAATGAGGAGGAGACAGGAGGAGGCCATGAGGAGGCTTGcatcacag GTCGTGGCGTATCACTACTGTCAGGCAGATAACGCCTACACCTGCCTGGTTCCTGAGTTTGTGCACAACGTGGCAGCACTGCTGTGTCGCTCGCCGCAGCTGGCCGCGTACAGAGAGCTGCTGCTGAAAGAGCCGCACATACAGAGCATGCTCAGTCTGCGATCCTGCGTCCAAGATCCGCCCACTGCCTTCAGACGAGGCGTGCTCGATCCACTGGATGCACTTTATAAAG AGAGGAAGATCACTCCAGATGAAGACCTCATCATCCTCATCGATGGTCTGAATGAGGCTGAGTTCCACAAACCAGACTACGGGGACACGATTGTGTCTTTCCTCTGTAAGACCATGAACAAGTTCCCAGTCTGGCTCAAACTGGTGGTGACTGTCAGAACCTCCCTGCag GAAATCACCAAACCTCTGCCCTTCCACCAAATCTCTCTGGACGGCCTGGAGGAGAACGACGCCATCGACCACGACCTCCAGGGCTACATCCTGCACCGCATCCACAGCAGCGCAGAGATCCAGAACAACATCTCCCTCAACGGAAAGATGGACAACACCAGCTTCGGCAAGCTCAGCTCCCACCTCAAGGCCCTCAGCCAGGGCTCCTTGCTCTACCTGAAGCTCACCTTTGACCTGATCGAACGTGGCTACCTGGTGCTCAAGAGCACTAACTACAAGGTGGTCCCGGTCAATCTAGCTGAAGTTTACCTTCTGCAGTGTAACATGCGCTTCCCGACGCAGTCGTCCTTCGAAAGGGCCCTGCCGATGCTCAACGTGGCCCTGGCCTCCCTGCACCCGCTGACCGACGAGCAGATCTACCAGGCCATCAACAGCGGCTCGGTGAAGGGCACGCTGGAATGGGATGACTTCCAGCAGAGGATGGAGAACCTGTCTGTGTTCCTGGTGAAGAGACGGGATGGGACGCGCATGTTTGTGCACCCTTCCTTCAGAGAGTGGCTCATATGGAGAGAAGAAGGAGAGAAGACCAAGTTCCTCTGCGATCTCAG GAATGGCCACACGCTTCTGGCTTTCTGGTTCTCCAGACAAGAAAACAAACTAAATAGACAGCAGACAATTGAGTTGGGTCACCATATACTAAAAGCACACATATTCAAG GGCCTGAGTAAGAAGGTTGGAGTGTCTTCATCCATCTTGCAAGGGCTGTGGGTGTCATACAGTACAGAGAGTTTATCAGCAGCTCTGTCATCACTCAGAAACCTTTATACACCTAACATAAAG GTGTCCCGGCTGCTGATGTTGGGTGGTGCTAATGTGAACTACCGTACAGAGGTGTTGAACAACGCCCCGGTGCTGTGTGTGCATGCTCACCTGGGCTACATGGACATGGTGAACCTGCTGCTCGAATACGGTGCCAATGTAGACTCAACATCTGAGAGCGGCCTCACTCCTCTGAGCTACGCCGCTGCCGCTGGACACATGGGCATAGTTACTGCCCTCTGCAAGAGGAAAGCAAAG CTCGACCACTTGGACAAGCATGGTCAGTGTGCCCTAGTGCATGCTGCTCTCAGAGGACATCTGGAGGTGGTGAGGTTCCTCATTCAGAGCGACTGGGGTCAGATGTACCTCCAGAGCCCCTCCCCCACACAGTCACAGGACACGCCCTCACCCAGCCAGCCACAGGCCACGCCCTCTCCCACACAAGCCACGCCCCAGGAGTCACAGCCCTCCAGCCCTGAGCGACAGGACGACGCAGCGGAGGAGCCGCAGGAGTCCGAGCAGAAGGTGGAGGAGCAGGAAGAGACTCCAGAAGAGTCTGAACAACAGACACAGGCGGACGCACAGACTCGGCAGCAGACGTCCCCACAGCCTGTGACCTTCAACAAGAGCGTGGCAGTACAGCAGGCCCTTATAGCAGCAGCCAGCATGGGTTACACAGAG ATTGTGTCTTATCTCTTGGACTTGCCTGAGAGGGATGAAGAGGACACTCAGCGCGCCCAGATTAACAGCTATGATACCCTGTGGGGTGAGACAG CGCTGTCAGCAGCAGCAGGTCGGGGAAAGATGGAGGTTTGTCAGCTGCTGTTGGAGCAGGGCTCTTCTGTGGCGCAGCCCAACCGGAGAGGAGTCGTGCCGCTCTTCAGCTCTGTGCGTCAAGGGCACTGGCAG ATTGTGGATCTTTTAGTGTTGCATGGGGCAGATGTGAACCTGGCTGATAAACAAGGCCGTACTCCACTCATGATGGCTGCCTCAGAAGGGCACCTGGACACGGTTGAGTTCCTAATGGCTCAGG GTGCATCTATAGATCTAATGGATAAGGAGGGTTTGACTGCGCTCAGCTGGGCGTGTTTGAAAGGACATCTGACTGTGGTTCGCTGCTTGGTGGAAAGGGGTGCAGCGACGGACCACACTGATAAAAACGGACGAACGCCTCTCGATCTGGCTGCCTTCTATGGAGACTCAGAAGTG GTGCAGTTCCTGGTGGATCACGGGGCTTTGATCGAGCATGTGGACTACAGTGGGATGCGTCCTCTGGACCGGGCAGTCGGCTGCAGAAACACATCTGTGGTGGTTGCCCTGCTGAAGAAAGGAGCTAAAATCG GTCCTGCTACCTGGGCAATGGCAACATCTAAACCTGACATCATGATTATCCTACTGAGTAAGCTTTTAGAAGAAGGAGATGGCTTCTACAAG AAGGGTAAAGTGAAGGAGGCGGCTCAGCGCTACCAGTATGCTCTGAAGAAATTCCCCCGAGAAGGATTAAGTGAGGACCTGAAGACCTTTAAGGAGCTCAAAGTGTCTTTGTTCCTGAACTTGTCTCGCTGTCGGAGGAAAATGAAT GACTTTGGTATGGCGGAAGAGTTTGCTACCAAGGCTCTGGAACTGAAGCCTAAGTCTTACGAGGCATTCTATGCTAGAGCCCGTGCCAAGCGTAGCAGCAG GCAATTCACTGAAGCGCTAGATGACCTGAGGGAAGCCAAAAAGCTGTGTCCCAACAATCGTGAAATCCAGCGTCTCCTTCAGCGTGTGGAAGAGGAGTACAGGCAAGTTACCCAATCAGAGGAACCAGAGCTTGAGCCTCCCCCATCTCCACCACCATCTCCCCTGCCAGTGGAGGAAGATGAGGAGCCCCCTCATCACACCCCTCCCCCTGAGCCAAGACTGGATGATATGGAGCCCGTCCAAGACTTGTTTGAGGATGATGACTTCCTGGAACAAGAGCTAGAGGCTGTGTCTATGTGTAATGCTTCCAGCCTTGCCATTATACGTAGTCCACCCCTTTCCCCAGGCCATCATGACACTGGCTACCTATCTGGAGGACAGGCTTTTGAGTTCCACCCAAGCTCCTCCTCCATGTCATCTCCTACCCATCACAGTTACCAGTCCACCTCCCCGAGTATCTCTCCAACACATCAGAACTCCCACTACCACCAGAGTCCGCCCCACTCCTCGTCAGCCCATCAGTCCTCCTACCGGTTCAGCCCTCCACCCATGGGTAGTGGAGGGAACCAGGGGATGGACTACCAGAGTCCTCCGCCATCTCCTCTTAGGCGTGGGGCTCCATACAGAGGTAGCCCTCCAATTGAGAGTGTGTGTCTATATCGTTCCCAGTCTGGCTCTCCAGTCCGCTACCAACAGGATCCTTTACCTAGCCGCCCTAAATCTCCACTGTTGAAGATGAGCAGCCAGCGCTCCTTCCAACTCCAGTCGCAACCATCCCAGAGCTCTCAGACCAGTCAACACCACCAGGTTCAGGGTCTTCGCCTGCAGCCCTCTATGGCACAGATCGTCCGCACTAATCAGCCCAGTAACAGTTTGTACAGCCAGTTGGCACATCCACTCAGCAGTAGGTACCAGGGCAGCTCTATGGATGTGGACAGGGAGAGAGATCGAGAGCCAAGGCTGGTGTACCAGCCCTCATTGGATGGAAGGTCAATGTCTCAAGTACAATCCAGCCTTAGTGTGGGAGCTCTGTGTCAGCATGGAGGCCGAGGTGGGCCTGCTGGGGTTTTAGAGTCAAACTTGGGGAAAGACGAGGTCTCTCAGCGTCCTGCTTCAGCCTACCGGTCAGCTACAGGGGGACCCGGAGGCATGCGCTTCAGCCAAACCCCTCAGATAAGCCGTAGTCAGTCAGCAGCGTACTATCCTGTCTCCAAGCATGAACTTGAGAGAGCAGTGGCAGCCTCTGCTCTGCCACAATGCCAACTGGGCTCTCCAGAGATCCCCCACCTAGTGCGCAGACCTATCAGTGCCAATACAAGTGAGCTAAAACAGCACGTATCGACCCCCAGACCACTTATCCACTCCCAGAGTGTAAATCTTCGCTTCTCCCCATCTAGCAGTAATATCTCCTCAGGCTCCAGCTGCAATCTACCCCCTGGTTTCCGGCCCTCATCCTCCATTGCCCAAATGGAAATCCCGCTGCAGACTACATATGAACGAAGCTTTGACGAGCCATCGACCCTCTCGCCCTCTCAGAGCGGACTGTACTCGGCCGAGCCCACCCGATCCCGAACCACTCCATTCATGGGCGTCATTGACAAGACCGCTAGGACTCAGCAGCAGTACCTTCACCAGCCTTCCCGGGCCTGGCCTTTGTCATCTCTGGAGTCGGTTATCACTAGCCCTACGTCACCTGGGAATTTGATCCACCAAGCCTCCACTGCTTCCTCCTACAGCCCACCTACATCTCTAGGCAACATTGCCTACTACAATAAGACAAATAATGCCCAGAATGGACACATGCTAGAGGAAGAGTACTATGCCCAGCCACAGCCATCCTCCCTGGGCAAGCTTGCCAATGGAGGAGGCCGTGATCGAGACCTACTGGAGCGAGTGAGCCAAGCACCAACGTACCAGGATGTTAAGGTGGCTCGGACAATGCCCGTGGCACAGGCGTACCAGGAGAACATGTACCGCCAGCTATCCCGTGATGCCAGACAAGGTCCCACCTCGCCCATCAAACCAAAGAGACCCTTTGTGGAGTCAAATGTTTAA